The genomic stretch CCGGCCGGTGTGGAGCCGGGTCTGGACGCGGCGGAGGACCCACGGTCCCTCGGCCTCGACCGATTCCAGGGGGAGGAGGACGGCGCTCTCCCAGTTCTGCGGGGAGAGCGGCGCGGGAAGAGCCGCCGGAGCCGAAGGCGAAGCGGCAGAGGCAGGGGCGGCGGCGAATTCCTCCTTCAGGAATCCGATGATCGCCTCGGCGTAGCTCCAGCTGCCGCGATGGGCGGGATGGAGGCCGTCGGGGAGCCATTCCCCCCACTTCATCGCGCCGGAGCGGACCTCGTTCAGCGCGTGGAGGCCGGCCCAGACGGAGCTGAGGCCGTAGTGTTCCGCGAGGGCCTCGAACTCGGCGACCGTCGGCGGCATCCGCCCGGCGAGCATGTCGTCGTACATCCCCTGGCAGTAGGTGTAGACGAGGACGACTTCGTGGCCCGCGGCGAGGAGCTGGCGGATCACTCCCTCGCGGGTCCGGGCGCGGCGTTCGGTCTCGGTGCCGTTGTCGTTCACGGCGTATTCGACGAAGGTGAGGTGGCATCCCCGGTCGATGATCTCGGCGCGGGCGCGGAGGCAGGCGGAATCGCTCCCCGTCGCCCCCATTCCGGCGTTCTCGGCCGCGATCCGGGCGCGGGGGAAGGCGGCGGCGAACCAGCGCGCCACCGGGCCGGGCCAGTTCGAGTCGCCGTCCTCGGTGATCGAGCCGCCGAGGAAGCCGAGCGTCAGCGCCCCTCCGGCGAGGTGGCGCGCCGTCCCGGCGAGGGGACGGCGGCGGCGGACGACGGGGAGGGCGTCGACGGGCTGGGCGGGGAGGGCGGAGCGGAGCGGAACGGAGGGGGTCATGCCACCACAGCGTACTCGAGGTCGAGGATCTTGGCGATCTCGACGAGC from Verrucomicrobium sp. GAS474 encodes the following:
- a CDS encoding SGNH/GDSL hydrolase family protein, translated to MTPSVPLRSALPAQPVDALPVVRRRRPLAGTARHLAGGALTLGFLGGSITEDGDSNWPGPVARWFAAAFPRARIAAENAGMGATGSDSACLRARAEIIDRGCHLTFVEYAVNDNGTETERRARTREGVIRQLLAAGHEVVLVYTYCQGMYDDMLAGRMPPTVAEFEALAEHYGLSSVWAGLHALNEVRSGAMKWGEWLPDGLHPAHRGSWSYAEAIIGFLKEEFAAAPASAASPSAPAALPAPLSPQNWESAVLLPLESVEAEGPWVLRRVQTRLHTGRVLESHTPGARLRFAFEGRGVALAFEYGKRSAEFAYRVDGGEWTATKRERYDWGGDCGMVQPYVIADDLPPGRHTFELELLHGNRPDCTGTELRLGLIGIL